A single Paenibacillus sp. FSL R5-0517 DNA region contains:
- a CDS encoding EscU/YscU/HrcU family type III secretion system export apparatus switch protein — protein sequence MKDESSQPDLLSKKAVALKYVPGESEAPVVVAKGRGKVAEAILDKARENGVAVQEDAALVEVLSKLDLDEQIPAELYQLVAEVLTYVYRADRIASGREENESW from the coding sequence ATGAAAGACGAGTCGTCACAACCGGACCTGCTCTCCAAAAAGGCGGTTGCCCTAAAATATGTCCCTGGAGAGAGCGAAGCGCCTGTTGTTGTGGCCAAGGGGCGCGGCAAAGTGGCAGAAGCCATATTGGATAAAGCCAGAGAAAACGGCGTCGCTGTTCAGGAGGATGCAGCACTTGTGGAGGTGCTCTCCAAGTTGGATCTGGATGAACAGATTCCGGCTGAACTGTATCAACTGGTCGCGGAAGTACTAACGTATGTCTACCGTGCAGATCGAATAGCCTCAGGACGTGAGGAAAATGAGTCATGGTAG